The Narcine bancroftii isolate sNarBan1 chromosome 6, sNarBan1.hap1, whole genome shotgun sequence genome window below encodes:
- the LOC138736940 gene encoding uncharacterized protein, translating to MVLQHQRPGQFKKPVHSAGHSNRENEKNSETENGRKLNVLLFSITGLKPGSKKKPGSKKKPSSKKKPSSKKKPSSKKKPSSKKKPSSKKKPSSKMKPSSKMKPSSKMKPSSKMKPSSKMKPSSKMKPSSKMKPSSKMKPSSKMKPSSKKKTSSKKTSKVRQATHQESQKRHRYKEEKKKTQTQVQTQKKRKTTKICTEK from the exons Atggtattacagcaccagcgacccgg ACAGTTTAAAAAGCCAGTACACTCCGCAGGGCACAgcaacagagagaatgagaagaaTTCAGAGACAGAGAATGGAAGGAAATTGAACGTTTTACTCTTCAGTATCACAG ggctcaagcccggcagcaagaagaagcccggcagcaagaagaagcccagcagcaagaagaagcccagcagcaagaagaagcccagcagcaagaagaagcccagcagcaagaagaagcccagcagcaagaagaagcccagcagcAAGATGAAGCCCAGCAGCAAGATGAAGCCCAGCAGCAAGATGAAGCCCAGCAGCAAGATGAAGCCCAGCAGCAAGATGAAGCCCAGCAGCAAGATGAAGCCCAGCAGCAAGATGAAGCCCAGCAGCAAGATGAAGCCCAGCAGCAAGATGAAGCCCAGCAGcaagaagaagaccagcagcaagaagaccagcaaagtgagacaagcaactcatcaggaaagtcagaagagacacaggtacaaggaagagaagaagaagacacaaacacaggtacagacacagaagaagaggaagacgaccaagatctgcacagagaaatag